A single genomic interval of Nocardioides nitrophenolicus harbors:
- a CDS encoding ABC transporter ATP-binding protein, translating into MSVPILDVIDLHAAYGRIEVLRGVDLSVPRGAVMALLGPNGAGKSTLVKVISGQKEATSGDIHLAGVHVQGAASDALARVGLCTIPEGRSVFPNLTVEENLVLMSYAGVPASAVLDTAYAYFPRLHERRHQLAGTMSGGEQQMLAMSRALASDPALLLLDELSMGLAPLIVDELYETVARIAESGVSILCIEQFARTALRVADYAAVMSGGRIVATGEPGEILETMADVILGGAA; encoded by the coding sequence GTGAGCGTCCCGATCCTCGACGTGATCGACCTGCACGCGGCGTACGGCCGGATCGAGGTGCTGCGCGGCGTCGACCTGTCCGTGCCCCGCGGCGCGGTGATGGCGCTGCTCGGCCCGAACGGTGCCGGGAAGTCGACGCTGGTCAAGGTGATCAGCGGCCAGAAGGAGGCGACGTCCGGCGACATCCACCTGGCCGGCGTCCACGTCCAGGGCGCCGCGTCCGACGCGCTGGCCCGGGTCGGCCTGTGCACCATCCCCGAGGGCCGCTCGGTGTTCCCGAACCTCACGGTGGAGGAGAACCTGGTCCTGATGTCGTACGCCGGCGTCCCGGCCTCGGCCGTCCTGGACACCGCCTACGCGTACTTCCCGCGGCTGCACGAGCGGCGCCACCAGCTCGCCGGCACCATGTCCGGGGGCGAGCAGCAGATGCTCGCGATGTCGCGGGCGCTCGCCTCGGACCCGGCGCTGCTGCTGCTCGACGAGCTGTCGATGGGCCTGGCGCCGCTGATCGTCGACGAGCTCTACGAGACCGTCGCCCGGATCGCCGAGTCCGGCGTGTCCATCCTGTGCATCGAGCAGTTCGCGCGGACCGCGCTGCGGGTCGCCGACTATGCCGCCGTGATGAGCGGTGGACGCATCGTGGCCACCGGTGAGCCGGGGGAGATCCTCGAGACCATGGCCGACGTCATCCTGGGAGGGGCAGCATGA
- a CDS encoding ABC transporter substrate-binding protein: MGARTRVRRAVAAGVVLLALTACGSQLDPATVAKAGGQGGGTTTGTTGTSGDTGLPAGEAPAAGDVPAAGEAPAAGTGGDAGAPAAGATGGAASGGGKSKGKGSPTGEAKAGSCDGFKNQTGITDSAITLANVSDISGPVPGIFESAQQATRAYVEYFNSQNTVCGRKLSLVNLDSRADAGADQQAYVKACSDAFAAVGSMSAFDSGGAATANACGIPDLRSTIVNPERQACKTCFGTYSIRTNLISDPAAKWLAAKYPDAVKNAAFLYINAGAAPVNAKSLAAGFEKAAGWSAKYVQGIDVAEFNFAPYVQQMKDKGIRAVIYYGPYQNTVKLQQAMQQQGFKPDFYLQDPTIYDKRYIQQAGAVAEGTYVFSPNDLFENKANAEIQLYLSWLQQVKPGAIPNYYGLFAWSATRLFVEKAIALGGKLTRASLVDAIRATTAWTGNGAHTAMNLSTGATPPCLKMLQFSGGQWSQVSSGTYLCGNVVDSGVGG, translated from the coding sequence ATGGGCGCGCGCACCCGGGTCCGCCGCGCGGTCGCGGCCGGCGTCGTCCTGCTGGCCCTCACCGCCTGCGGCTCCCAGCTCGACCCGGCGACCGTGGCGAAGGCCGGCGGCCAGGGCGGCGGTACGACGACCGGCACCACCGGCACCAGCGGCGACACCGGACTCCCGGCCGGCGAGGCACCGGCCGCGGGCGACGTACCGGCCGCGGGCGAGGCACCCGCGGCCGGTACGGGGGGTGACGCCGGCGCCCCGGCGGCAGGCGCCACGGGCGGCGCCGCGAGCGGCGGCGGCAAGTCGAAGGGCAAGGGCTCACCCACGGGCGAGGCCAAGGCCGGCTCCTGCGACGGCTTCAAGAACCAGACCGGCATCACCGACAGCGCGATCACGCTCGCCAACGTCTCCGACATCTCCGGTCCGGTGCCGGGCATCTTCGAGTCGGCCCAGCAGGCCACGCGTGCGTACGTCGAGTACTTCAACTCCCAGAACACCGTCTGCGGGCGCAAGCTGTCGCTGGTCAACCTCGACAGCCGGGCCGACGCCGGCGCCGACCAGCAGGCCTATGTCAAGGCCTGCAGCGACGCCTTCGCCGCGGTCGGCTCGATGTCGGCCTTCGACTCCGGCGGCGCGGCCACGGCCAACGCGTGCGGGATCCCCGACCTGCGCTCGACGATCGTCAACCCGGAGCGACAGGCCTGCAAGACCTGCTTCGGCACCTACTCGATCCGCACCAACCTGATCTCCGACCCGGCCGCGAAGTGGCTGGCGGCCAAGTACCCCGACGCGGTCAAGAACGCGGCCTTCCTCTACATCAACGCCGGCGCGGCTCCGGTCAACGCCAAGAGCCTCGCGGCCGGCTTCGAGAAGGCCGCCGGGTGGTCGGCGAAGTACGTCCAGGGCATCGACGTCGCGGAGTTCAACTTCGCGCCCTACGTCCAGCAGATGAAGGACAAGGGGATCCGGGCGGTCATCTACTACGGGCCGTACCAGAACACGGTGAAGCTGCAGCAGGCCATGCAGCAGCAGGGCTTCAAGCCGGACTTCTACCTGCAGGACCCGACGATCTACGACAAGCGCTACATCCAGCAGGCCGGCGCGGTCGCCGAGGGCACCTACGTCTTCTCGCCCAACGACCTGTTCGAGAACAAGGCCAACGCGGAGATCCAGCTCTACCTCTCCTGGCTGCAGCAGGTGAAGCCCGGTGCGATCCCCAACTACTACGGCCTGTTCGCGTGGTCGGCGACCCGGCTGTTCGTGGAGAAGGCGATCGCGCTCGGCGGCAAGCTGACCCGCGCCTCCCTCGTCGACGCCATCCGCGCCACCACGGCCTGGACCGGGAACGGAGCCCACACGGCGATGAACCTCTCGACCGGGGCCACCCCGCCCTGTCTGAAGATGCTCCAGTTCAGCGGCGGCCAGTGGTCGCAGGTCTCCTCGGGCACCTACCTGTGCGGCAATGTCGTCGACTCCGGGGTCGGGGGCTGA
- a CDS encoding branched-chain amino acid ABC transporter permease, producing MGSLFSYTLLGLFTGAAYAIMASGLVLTYTTTRVFNIAHGAFGMFLSFVFWDFTQRQGMPTVLSLILVLGVVAPAIGWFIQRFVTRGLGEGPVSVALVVTVGLLVGLIGLAQQIWPPEPRSLLPFWNGTTWNVGGTYVSAHQVITLVCAIAVAFGLYLLLNRTRIGTAMRASVDNPDLLRLFGGKPDRVAALSWAIGMSLAALGGILLAPVVLLDYYALTLLVINAYAAAMLGRLKSLPMTFGGAMALGVLESLAVAYLPKEGVINSFRAVIPALFLFAIVVLMPQAQLRIGQVKGIVTAPVPTMRLSLGSGAGLLVVVLLVVNLVAPNQVLLVGVAATYAIVMLSLVLLTGYGGHVSLAQFTFAGIGALAYAKLDEPNLLGLLLSALIAAAAGALVALPVLRLTGLYLALSTMAFAVLMDKVVFNADFAFKFNGTLAAERLSIVGLRIGSDTAYVWFMVLAFVLLSLGLLVLRRGALGRLLVAMRDSPSACGTLGLDMRWFRVGLFALSAGIAGLAGGLFAGLRGTVGAADFLYFQSLLVLLLAVVFGATSVTGALLGGFALMLLPELQAASPGLAGLMFAVIGFGAVLLGRDPNGLANHLFRVGRWLRGRVAPGLEGRLQSLLPRGGSPDGTDGAVDVPLVDMERVG from the coding sequence GTGGGCTCCCTCTTCTCCTACACGCTGCTGGGCCTGTTCACGGGCGCCGCCTACGCGATCATGGCCAGCGGCCTGGTGCTGACCTACACCACCACCCGGGTGTTCAACATCGCCCACGGTGCCTTCGGGATGTTCCTGTCCTTCGTGTTCTGGGACTTCACCCAGCGCCAGGGGATGCCCACGGTGCTGTCGCTGATCCTGGTGCTCGGCGTGGTGGCGCCGGCGATCGGCTGGTTCATCCAGCGCTTCGTCACGCGTGGCCTCGGCGAGGGACCCGTCTCGGTCGCGCTCGTCGTGACGGTGGGCCTGCTGGTGGGCCTGATCGGCCTGGCCCAGCAGATCTGGCCGCCGGAGCCGCGTTCGCTGCTGCCGTTCTGGAACGGCACCACCTGGAACGTCGGCGGCACCTACGTCAGCGCGCACCAGGTGATCACCCTGGTCTGCGCGATCGCGGTCGCCTTCGGGCTCTACCTGCTGCTCAACCGCACCCGGATCGGCACCGCCATGCGGGCCTCGGTCGACAATCCCGACCTGCTCCGGCTGTTCGGCGGCAAGCCGGACCGGGTCGCCGCGCTGTCGTGGGCGATCGGCATGTCGCTGGCCGCGCTCGGCGGCATCCTGCTGGCTCCCGTCGTGCTGCTCGACTACTACGCCCTCACCCTCCTCGTCATCAACGCCTATGCGGCCGCCATGCTCGGCCGGCTCAAGAGCCTGCCGATGACCTTCGGCGGGGCGATGGCGCTGGGTGTCCTCGAGTCGCTCGCCGTCGCCTACCTGCCGAAGGAGGGTGTCATCAACTCCTTCCGGGCGGTGATCCCGGCGCTCTTCCTGTTCGCGATCGTGGTGCTGATGCCACAGGCGCAGCTGCGGATCGGTCAGGTCAAGGGCATCGTCACCGCGCCGGTGCCGACCATGAGGCTCTCGCTCGGGTCCGGCGCCGGGCTGCTCGTCGTGGTGCTGCTGGTCGTCAACCTGGTCGCGCCCAACCAGGTGCTGCTGGTCGGCGTGGCGGCGACGTACGCGATCGTGATGCTCTCGCTGGTGCTGCTGACCGGGTACGGCGGCCACGTCTCGCTCGCGCAGTTCACCTTCGCCGGCATCGGCGCGCTCGCCTACGCCAAGCTCGACGAGCCCAACCTGCTCGGGCTGCTGCTCTCGGCGCTGATCGCGGCCGCGGCGGGAGCGCTGGTGGCGCTGCCGGTGCTGCGGCTGACCGGGCTCTACCTCGCGCTGTCGACGATGGCGTTCGCGGTGCTGATGGACAAGGTGGTCTTCAACGCCGACTTCGCGTTCAAGTTCAACGGCACCCTGGCCGCCGAGCGGCTCTCGATCGTCGGGCTGCGGATCGGCTCGGACACGGCGTACGTCTGGTTCATGGTGCTCGCCTTCGTGCTGCTCTCGCTCGGCCTCCTCGTGCTGCGGCGCGGGGCGCTGGGCCGGCTGCTGGTCGCGATGCGCGACAGCCCGTCGGCGTGCGGCACCCTCGGCCTCGACATGCGCTGGTTCCGGGTCGGCCTGTTCGCGCTCTCGGCCGGCATCGCGGGCCTCGCGGGCGGCCTGTTCGCCGGCCTGCGCGGCACCGTCGGCGCGGCGGACTTCCTCTACTTCCAGTCGCTGCTCGTGCTGCTGCTCGCCGTCGTCTTCGGCGCCACCTCGGTGACCGGCGCGCTGCTGGGCGGGTTCGCGCTGATGCTGCTGCCCGAGCTCCAGGCGGCCTCGCCCGGCCTGGCCGGGCTGATGTTCGCGGTGATCGGCTTCGGCGCGGTGCTCCTCGGCCGCGATCCCAACGGCCTGGCCAACCACCTGTTCCGGGTCGGCCGCTGGCTGCGCGGGCGGGTCGCCCCCGGGCTCGAGGGCCGGCTGCAGTCACTGCTGCCCCGCGGCGGGAGCCCCGACGGGACCGACGGTGCGGTCGACGTGCCGCTGGTCGACATGGAGAGGGTGGGCTGA
- a CDS encoding DUF6752 domain-containing protein has protein sequence MTQNRWNLFATVRAQRLRIEKLETEVAELQRHYVRMAELVDVVQELLIPLAQRDEARIAEAIEAFDKSL, from the coding sequence ATGACCCAGAATCGCTGGAACCTGTTCGCCACCGTCCGCGCCCAGCGGCTGCGGATCGAGAAGCTCGAGACCGAGGTCGCCGAGCTGCAGCGCCACTACGTGCGGATGGCGGAGCTGGTCGACGTCGTCCAGGAGCTGCTCATCCCGCTGGCTCAGCGTGACGAGGCCCGGATCGCCGAGGCGATCGAGGCGTTCGACAAGAGTCTCTGA
- a CDS encoding DUF6174 domain-containing protein produces MRLPTTLATAALTVPLLLALSACTKESERAADTTSAAPSSTGAPTPSATPSYPTFAAQDYSYHLEVLCFCPQLGTVEVVVRDGKVTEATSLDGPQAGASAPEFARLSINDILAQAHAPEIAKTKIDWPDGQDHPGSVMIDRIAQGVDDEVTYTIKDVQVTPEG; encoded by the coding sequence ATGCGCCTGCCCACCACCCTCGCGACCGCCGCCCTGACCGTGCCGCTCCTGCTGGCTCTCTCGGCCTGCACGAAGGAGTCGGAGCGGGCCGCCGACACGACCTCCGCGGCGCCGAGCAGCACCGGCGCCCCGACGCCGAGCGCGACGCCGTCGTACCCGACCTTCGCAGCGCAGGACTACAGCTACCACCTCGAGGTGCTCTGCTTCTGCCCGCAGCTGGGCACCGTCGAGGTCGTCGTACGCGACGGGAAGGTCACCGAGGCGACCTCCCTCGACGGCCCCCAGGCGGGGGCCTCGGCGCCCGAGTTCGCCCGGCTGAGCATCAACGACATCCTCGCCCAGGCGCACGCCCCCGAGATCGCCAAGACGAAGATCGACTGGCCCGACGGCCAGGACCACCCCGGCTCGGTCATGATCGACCGGATCGCGCAGGGCGTCGACGACGAGGTGACCTACACGATCAAGGACGTGCAGGTCACCCCGGAGGGGTGA
- a CDS encoding MaoC family dehydratase has product MSTAAPSGKTNPGNFFEDFAVGQVIRHATPRTVTEGDRAVYGSIYPTRFALPSSAVFAASVGLDPHPVEDLIAFHIAFGKTVPDVSLNAVANLGYAECRFRRPVLPGDTLSTSSEVIGLKQNSNGKSGVVYVRSTAVNQREEVVLEWARWVMVHKRDLDAPAPETVVPDLASVVAPSDLVLPEGLDYSEYDFGAAGEPHRFDDYAVGERIDHVDGVTLTESEHQQATRLWQNTAKVHFNVEARPDGRNLVYGGHVISLARALSFNGLANAQLIAAINAGAHAAPAFAGDTVYAWSEVLDKAETAAPGVGALRLRLVATKGRDESMTLRGEDGKYAPGVLLDLDYWALVPR; this is encoded by the coding sequence GTGAGCACCGCCGCGCCGTCGGGCAAGACGAACCCGGGCAACTTCTTCGAGGACTTCGCGGTCGGGCAGGTCATCCGGCACGCCACCCCGCGCACGGTGACCGAGGGGGACCGGGCGGTCTACGGCTCGATCTACCCGACCCGCTTCGCCCTACCGTCGTCCGCGGTGTTCGCGGCGTCGGTCGGGCTCGACCCGCACCCGGTCGAGGACCTGATCGCCTTCCACATCGCCTTCGGCAAGACCGTCCCGGACGTCTCGCTCAACGCGGTCGCCAACCTCGGGTACGCCGAGTGCCGCTTCCGCCGCCCGGTCCTGCCCGGCGACACGCTGAGCACCTCCTCGGAGGTGATCGGGCTCAAGCAGAACTCCAACGGCAAGAGCGGCGTCGTCTACGTCCGCTCCACCGCGGTCAACCAGCGCGAGGAGGTCGTGCTGGAGTGGGCGCGCTGGGTGATGGTCCACAAGCGCGACCTCGACGCCCCCGCGCCGGAGACCGTCGTGCCCGACCTCGCGTCGGTGGTGGCACCGAGCGACCTGGTCCTGCCCGAGGGGCTCGACTACAGCGAGTACGACTTCGGTGCGGCGGGCGAGCCGCACCGCTTCGACGACTACGCCGTCGGGGAGAGGATCGACCACGTCGACGGCGTCACGCTCACCGAGTCGGAGCACCAGCAGGCCACCCGGCTGTGGCAGAACACCGCCAAGGTCCACTTCAACGTCGAGGCCCGACCCGACGGCCGCAACCTGGTCTACGGCGGCCACGTCATCTCGCTGGCCCGCGCGCTGTCGTTCAACGGTCTCGCCAACGCGCAGCTGATCGCCGCGATCAACGCCGGCGCCCACGCCGCGCCGGCGTTCGCGGGCGACACCGTCTATGCCTGGTCCGAGGTCCTCGACAAGGCCGAGACCGCCGCGCCCGGAGTCGGTGCGCTGCGGCTGCGGCTGGTGGCCACCAAGGGCCGCGACGAGTCGATGACCCTGCGTGGCGAGGACGGCAAGTACGCCCCGGGCGTGCTGCTCGACCTCGACTACTGGGCGCTCGTCCCGCGCTGA
- a CDS encoding acyl-CoA dehydrogenase family protein, with protein MTRLCQTEGLTEDQSEILKAVRVFVDEQIIPVAQELEHSDTYPQEIVDGLKELGVFGLTIPEEFGGLGESLLTYALVVEEIARGWMSVSGVINTHFIVAYLLMQHGTEEQKQKYLPRMATGEVRGAFSMSEPGLGSDVSAVSTKATKQDDGSYSITGQKMWLTNGASSTLVALLVKTDEGAESVYKNMTTFLVEKEAGFGETAQGVTVPGKIDKMGYKGVETTELILEGHRIGADQILGGEPGKGFFQMMDGVEVGRVNVAARACGLAWRGFELGVAYAQQRKTFGKVIAEHQAVLFRIAEMATKVETAHNMMVRAARLKDTGKRMDVEAGMAKMVASEYANEVVEDSFRIHGGYGYSKEYEIERLMREVKFMLIGEGTSDIQKMIIGRQLLKEYKLK; from the coding sequence ATGACCCGGCTTTGCCAGACCGAAGGCCTCACCGAGGACCAGTCCGAGATCCTGAAGGCCGTGCGGGTCTTCGTGGACGAGCAGATCATCCCGGTCGCCCAGGAGCTCGAGCACTCCGACACCTACCCGCAGGAGATCGTCGACGGTCTCAAGGAGCTGGGCGTCTTCGGCCTGACCATCCCCGAGGAGTTCGGCGGCCTGGGTGAGTCCCTGCTGACCTACGCCCTGGTGGTCGAGGAGATCGCCCGCGGCTGGATGAGCGTGTCGGGTGTCATCAACACCCACTTCATCGTGGCCTACCTGCTCATGCAGCACGGCACCGAGGAGCAGAAGCAGAAGTACCTGCCCCGGATGGCCACCGGCGAGGTCCGCGGCGCCTTCTCGATGTCCGAGCCCGGCCTCGGGTCCGACGTCTCCGCGGTGTCGACCAAGGCCACGAAGCAGGACGACGGCTCGTACTCCATCACCGGCCAGAAGATGTGGCTGACCAATGGTGCGTCCTCGACGCTGGTCGCGCTGCTCGTCAAGACCGACGAGGGTGCCGAGAGCGTCTACAAGAACATGACCACCTTCCTCGTCGAGAAGGAGGCCGGCTTCGGCGAGACCGCCCAGGGCGTCACCGTCCCCGGCAAGATCGACAAGATGGGCTACAAGGGCGTCGAGACGACCGAGCTGATCCTCGAGGGCCACCGGATCGGCGCCGACCAGATCCTCGGCGGCGAGCCCGGCAAGGGCTTCTTCCAGATGATGGACGGCGTCGAGGTCGGCCGGGTCAACGTCGCCGCCCGCGCCTGCGGCCTGGCCTGGCGCGGCTTCGAGCTCGGCGTGGCCTACGCCCAGCAGCGCAAGACCTTCGGGAAGGTCATCGCCGAGCACCAGGCGGTGCTCTTCCGGATCGCGGAGATGGCGACCAAGGTCGAGACCGCCCACAACATGATGGTCCGCGCCGCGCGCCTCAAGGACACCGGCAAGCGGATGGACGTCGAGGCCGGCATGGCCAAGATGGTCGCCTCCGAGTACGCCAACGAGGTCGTCGAGGACTCCTTCCGGATCCACGGCGGCTACGGCTACTCCAAGGAGTACGAGATCGAGCGGCTGATGCGCGAGGTCAAGTTCATGCTCATCGGCGAGGGCACCTCCGACATCCAGAAGATGATCATCGGCCGCCAGCTGCTCAAGGAGTACAAGCTCAAGTGA
- a CDS encoding ABC transporter substrate-binding protein, producing MPRPPRVRRLLGVSVIVLALSACGSQLDPATVASVNGQSGADQTSGVAAPVGGSGDGVPAAGGEVPGSDAGAGGQAPTAGGGPDAAAGGGGTPKGGDAGGKSKGKGSPTGTAKAGSCDGFKNQTGITDSTITLANVADLSGPVPGIFEASQQAARAYVEYFNSQNTICGRKLAIANLDSRADAGADQQAYTKACSSAFAAVGSMGAFDSGGASTAQGCGLPDIRAAMTTSERAACSTCFGIYSVRPNLIADSGPKWLASQYPDAVKSVAMLYINAGAAVGNAKSQAAAWGKMGWSVNYLQGIDVAEFNFAPYVQQMKDKGIKMVVYLGPYQNTVKLQQAMQQQGFKPDVFLQDPTIYDQRYVQQAGSLAEGSFVYSTIDLFENKANPEIQLYLSWLNQVKPGAVPNFYGLFAWSAMRLFVEQATALGGKLTRESLVAAVRKVNDWTDNGAHAAMRVGSAETPPCQKIIQYKGGRWQQVSPGTWLCGNVVNSGVSG from the coding sequence ATGCCTCGACCCCCGCGTGTGCGGCGACTGCTCGGCGTCTCCGTCATCGTGCTCGCGCTGTCCGCCTGTGGCTCCCAGCTGGACCCCGCGACGGTGGCGAGCGTCAACGGCCAGTCCGGCGCCGATCAGACGAGCGGGGTCGCGGCCCCGGTCGGCGGTTCCGGCGACGGCGTCCCGGCCGCCGGCGGCGAGGTGCCCGGCTCCGACGCCGGAGCCGGCGGGCAGGCGCCCACGGCCGGAGGGGGCCCGGACGCCGCCGCGGGCGGCGGTGGCACGCCGAAGGGCGGCGACGCCGGGGGCAAGTCGAAGGGCAAGGGCTCGCCCACGGGCACCGCCAAGGCCGGGTCGTGCGACGGGTTCAAGAACCAGACCGGCATCACCGACAGCACCATCACCCTGGCCAACGTCGCGGACCTCTCGGGGCCGGTGCCCGGCATCTTCGAGGCCTCCCAGCAGGCCGCCCGCGCCTACGTGGAGTACTTCAACTCGCAGAACACCATCTGCGGTCGCAAGCTCGCCATCGCCAACCTCGACAGCCGGGCCGACGCCGGTGCCGACCAGCAGGCGTACACCAAGGCGTGCAGCTCGGCGTTCGCCGCGGTCGGCTCGATGGGCGCCTTCGACTCCGGCGGCGCCAGCACCGCCCAGGGCTGTGGACTCCCCGACATCCGGGCCGCGATGACCACCTCCGAGCGGGCCGCCTGCTCGACCTGCTTCGGCATCTACTCGGTGCGCCCCAACCTGATCGCCGACTCGGGCCCGAAGTGGCTGGCGAGCCAGTACCCCGACGCGGTCAAGAGCGTCGCCATGCTCTACATCAACGCCGGCGCCGCGGTCGGCAACGCCAAGAGCCAGGCCGCGGCCTGGGGGAAGATGGGCTGGTCGGTCAACTACCTCCAGGGCATCGACGTCGCGGAGTTCAACTTCGCGCCCTACGTCCAGCAGATGAAGGACAAGGGCATCAAGATGGTGGTCTACCTCGGGCCCTACCAGAACACCGTCAAGCTCCAGCAGGCCATGCAGCAGCAGGGCTTCAAGCCCGACGTGTTCCTGCAGGACCCGACGATCTACGACCAGCGCTACGTCCAGCAGGCCGGCTCGCTGGCCGAGGGCAGCTTCGTGTACTCGACCATCGACCTGTTCGAGAACAAGGCCAATCCCGAGATCCAGCTGTACCTGTCCTGGCTCAACCAGGTGAAGCCCGGCGCGGTGCCGAACTTCTACGGCCTGTTCGCCTGGTCGGCCATGCGCCTGTTCGTCGAGCAGGCGACCGCCCTCGGCGGCAAGCTGACCCGGGAGTCCCTGGTCGCGGCGGTCCGCAAGGTCAACGACTGGACCGACAACGGCGCCCACGCGGCGATGCGGGTCGGCAGCGCGGAGACCCCGCCGTGCCAGAAGATCATCCAGTACAAGGGCGGACGCTGGCAGCAGGTCTCGCCCGGCACCTGGCTGTGCGGCAATGTCGTCAACTCCGGGGTGAGCGGCTGA
- a CDS encoding ABC transporter ATP-binding protein, whose protein sequence is MALLEVDDVVVRFGGVTAVNRATFTADRGVITGLIGPNGAGKTTCFNVITGLQRPTKGRVRYRDRDVTGWPVHRRARHGVGRTFQRLEAFGSLSVRDNVRVAQEIHGGPVAWFGGRRGAVSVEVLLDRVGIADYADERADSVPTGTARLLELARCLASDPQLLLLDEPSSGLDETETDAFGELLVELAAEGCSILMVEHDMDLVMSVCHDIHVLDFGEIIASGAPADIRTDPEVQRAYLGYAEDEGDTTVLEVVS, encoded by the coding sequence ATGGCGCTGCTCGAGGTCGACGACGTCGTGGTCCGGTTCGGTGGGGTGACCGCCGTCAACCGGGCCACCTTCACCGCGGACCGGGGCGTGATCACCGGGCTGATCGGCCCCAACGGCGCCGGCAAGACCACCTGCTTCAACGTGATCACCGGCCTGCAGCGGCCGACCAAGGGCCGGGTGCGCTACCGCGACCGCGACGTCACCGGCTGGCCGGTGCACCGCCGCGCCCGGCACGGCGTGGGCCGCACCTTCCAGCGGCTCGAGGCGTTCGGGTCGCTGTCGGTGCGCGACAACGTCCGGGTGGCCCAGGAGATCCACGGCGGACCAGTGGCCTGGTTCGGCGGCCGGCGCGGCGCGGTCTCCGTCGAGGTGCTGCTCGACCGGGTCGGGATCGCGGACTACGCCGACGAGCGGGCCGACTCGGTCCCGACCGGCACCGCGCGGCTGCTCGAGCTGGCCCGGTGCCTGGCGAGCGACCCGCAGCTGCTGCTGCTCGACGAGCCGTCGTCCGGCCTCGACGAGACCGAGACCGACGCCTTCGGCGAGCTGCTGGTCGAGCTCGCCGCCGAGGGCTGCTCGATCCTCATGGTCGAGCACGACATGGACCTGGTGATGAGCGTGTGCCACGACATCCACGTGCTCGACTTCGGCGAGATCATCGCCTCCGGGGCACCCGCCGACATCCGCACCGACCCGGAGGTGCAGCGCGCCTATCTCGGCTACGCCGAGGACGAGGGCGACACCACGGTGCTGGAGGTGGTCTCGTGA